A section of the Virgibacillus sp. NKC19-3 genome encodes:
- the rsmD gene encoding 16S rRNA (guanine(966)-N(2))-methyltransferase RsmD: MRVISGVYKGRQLKAVSGNSTRPTTDKVKEALFQVIGPYFQGGAVMDLFAGSGSLGIEALSRGMDRAIFVDKHPKAIHIINANVGALKLGEQTEVFKTEAFRALHAAAKRGLQFDLILLDPPYKTVDYETYLNEIVQLRLLKKGGFIYCEHDVSENLPKHHAYFSVMKQTNYGETIGITIYKKM, encoded by the coding sequence ATGCGTGTAATTTCAGGAGTATATAAAGGTAGACAATTAAAAGCTGTTTCCGGAAACTCTACTAGACCTACAACCGATAAAGTGAAAGAGGCTTTATTTCAGGTTATCGGTCCATATTTCCAAGGTGGAGCTGTCATGGATCTATTTGCAGGAAGCGGATCATTAGGCATTGAAGCATTGAGTAGAGGAATGGACCGGGCGATTTTTGTGGATAAGCATCCAAAAGCAATACATATCATTAATGCGAATGTAGGAGCATTGAAACTGGGGGAACAAACGGAGGTTTTTAAAACAGAAGCATTTCGTGCATTGCATGCCGCTGCCAAAAGAGGCTTACAGTTTGATCTGATTTTATTGGATCCCCCCTATAAGACAGTAGATTATGAGACGTATTTAAATGAGATTGTACAACTCCGTTTATTAAAAAAAGGCGGTTTCATCTATTGTGAACATGATGTTTCTGAAAACCTCCCCAAACATCATGCGTATTTTTCTGTAATGAAACAAACAAATTATGGCGAAACAATCGGTATTACCATTTACAAAAAGATGTAA
- a CDS encoding YlbG family protein, which produces MRMNRQGIIVWFQHMKNIKQIKRYGNLIYTSKKLKYAVIYVDQSELENIEQKLLKLSFISKVDRSHKPFLQTNYENTKPDKAKQYDYKMGI; this is translated from the coding sequence ATGAGAATGAATCGGCAAGGCATTATCGTTTGGTTTCAACATATGAAAAATATTAAGCAAATTAAGCGATATGGAAACCTGATTTATACATCAAAAAAATTAAAATATGCAGTTATCTATGTTGATCAATCGGAACTGGAAAATATAGAGCAAAAACTACTGAAGCTTTCGTTTATTTCTAAAGTAGACCGATCGCATAAGCCTTTTCTCCAAACCAATTATGAAAATACAAAGCCGGATAAGGCGAAACAATATGATTATAAAATGGGTATTTAA